In Anaerobacillus isosaccharinicus, one genomic interval encodes:
- the coxB gene encoding cytochrome c oxidase subunit II → MKQLGRLLPLTAIILLLAGCGEVNLTALDPQGPIAEMQLSLIKLSLYIMIIVIVIVFAIFAFVLWRFRDKPGDKHIPKQVEGNHTLEIIWTTVPIILLLIIAIPNVMDTFTLANVDAEENSITVKVTGHQFWWEFEYPDHDVVAGQDMYIPTNTKVIVHLEASDVMHSFWVPALAGKQDNVPGITNEMWIKAVNPGVYKGKCTELCGEGHWLMDFKVVAVEPDVFEAWAQNMAQPAKDPVTAQAEAGRDVFQASCIGCHAVGGVGGNPAVGGPDLTNFGERTVIAGFLEFNEENLEKWLRYPETTKPGNKMPGFNHLNDEDMKALIEYMKGLKVLD, encoded by the coding sequence ATGAAACAACTTGGCAGACTACTCCCGTTAACGGCAATTATTTTATTGTTGGCGGGTTGTGGCGAAGTGAACTTAACTGCCCTTGATCCTCAGGGCCCGATTGCAGAAATGCAATTATCACTTATAAAGCTTAGTCTTTACATCATGATTATCGTCATTGTGATAGTCTTTGCTATCTTTGCGTTTGTTCTCTGGCGTTTTAGAGATAAACCAGGTGATAAGCACATTCCGAAACAAGTTGAAGGTAATCACACTTTAGAAATTATCTGGACAACAGTCCCAATTATCTTACTTTTAATAATTGCGATCCCTAATGTAATGGATACATTTACATTAGCCAATGTTGATGCTGAAGAAAATTCAATTACTGTAAAAGTAACTGGGCATCAATTCTGGTGGGAATTTGAATATCCAGATCATGATGTAGTAGCTGGACAGGATATGTATATACCAACTAATACAAAAGTTATTGTTCATCTAGAAGCGTCAGATGTCATGCACTCATTCTGGGTTCCAGCTTTAGCAGGTAAACAAGATAATGTACCTGGTATTACTAATGAAATGTGGATTAAAGCAGTTAATCCTGGTGTTTATAAAGGAAAGTGTACTGAGCTTTGCGGTGAAGGTCACTGGTTAATGGATTTCAAAGTAGTTGCAGTTGAACCAGATGTTTTTGAGGCTTGGGCTCAAAATATGGCACAACCGGCGAAGGATCCAGTAACTGCACAAGCAGAGGCTGGCCGTGATGTATTCCAAGCAAGCTGTATTGGATGTCACGCTGTTGGTGGTGTCGGTGGAAATCCAGCTGTTGGAGGACCAGACTTAACGAACTTTGGTGAAAGAACAGTAATCGCTGGATTTTTAGAATTCAACGAGGAAAACTTAGAAAAGTGGCTTCGTTATCCAGAAACAACAAAACCGGGTAACAAAATGCCAGGCTTTAATCATTTAAATGATGAAGATATGAAAGCATTAATCGAATATATGAAGGGCTTAAAAGTCCTAGACTAG
- the cyoE gene encoding heme o synthase produces MNKTVLEGAKVLETSIANPSNASWRDFLALTKMGIVMSNMITAFAGMFLAAYYMDIQLISVLHLVIFGLLGSALVMAGGCSLNNYIDRDIDHLMERTNERPTVNGKIPEKQVLIFGLVLSALGILFLLAASLNAALLGFAGLIFYVVIYTMWTKRTTSLNTIVGSVSGAVPPLIGWAAIDAGLSPVAWVLFLIMFIWQPPHFLALAMRRCEEYRKAGIPMLPVVSGFAVTKRQMVLYVAALIPISLLLSPTFGTVYTVIASILGVGWLALGIAGFAMKDDMKWARLMFVYSLNYLTIIFILMVVLHIV; encoded by the coding sequence TTGAATAAAACCGTTTTAGAAGGTGCTAAGGTATTAGAAACCTCAATTGCTAATCCTTCAAATGCTAGTTGGAGAGACTTCCTTGCTTTAACAAAAATGGGCATTGTTATGTCGAATATGATTACAGCATTTGCAGGCATGTTTTTAGCAGCTTACTATATGGATATTCAGTTAATCTCAGTGTTACATCTTGTTATTTTTGGTCTTCTTGGTTCTGCCCTAGTTATGGCAGGTGGATGTAGTTTAAATAACTATATTGATCGGGATATTGACCACTTAATGGAGCGCACTAATGAAAGACCAACAGTAAATGGGAAAATTCCCGAAAAGCAAGTATTAATATTTGGGCTAGTTTTATCTGCACTAGGAATTTTATTCCTATTAGCAGCATCACTAAATGCCGCACTATTAGGTTTTGCAGGTCTTATTTTTTACGTTGTTATCTACACGATGTGGACAAAAAGAACGACATCATTAAATACAATTGTTGGTAGTGTATCAGGAGCAGTTCCACCGCTTATCGGTTGGGCAGCTATTGATGCAGGGCTAAGCCCGGTTGCATGGGTATTATTTTTAATTATGTTTATCTGGCAACCACCTCACTTTTTAGCTTTAGCAATGAGGCGTTGTGAGGAATATCGAAAAGCAGGCATTCCGATGCTTCCAGTCGTATCAGGTTTTGCAGTTACTAAACGTCAAATGGTTTTATATGTTGCAGCACTCATTCCGATTTCACTGCTCTTATCACCGACATTTGGTACTGTATATACAGTAATTGCATCAATTTTAGGAGTAGGTTGGCTTGCTCTTGGAATTGCTGGATTTGCTATGAAAGATGATATGAAATGGGCTAGGTTAATGTTTGTTTATTCGTTAAACTACTTGACAATTATCTTTATCCTTATGGTTGTTCTCCATATTGTTTAG
- a CDS encoding COX15/CtaA family protein gives MNNLNKLKIFSILTTIGMIIVLLQGALVTKTESGQGCGDSWPLCHGQVIPESITTMETIIEYSHRFVSGILGIMVIILSIWMWKKLPHVRETKFLAIIAILFIVFQGLLGAAAVMWGQSSAVLALHFGFSLVSFASVLLLTILIFEEARGPGIRSPQITRKLKGFIYFVFTYLYIVVYTGALVRHTDSSLACDGWPLCNGQIIPPLVGSIAVQFGHRVAAALMFFVILALAIHVYRHYRNEWALRITVLISLILVTIQILSGAYVVFTKMSLFSSMFHAFIITCLFGTISYLVMLATRAK, from the coding sequence GTGAACAATTTGAATAAACTTAAAATATTTTCAATACTAACCACGATTGGAATGATTATCGTTTTACTCCAAGGTGCCTTAGTTACCAAGACAGAGTCAGGACAAGGGTGTGGTGATTCTTGGCCACTTTGTCATGGTCAAGTGATACCAGAATCAATTACTACTATGGAAACAATAATTGAATACAGTCATCGCTTTGTTTCTGGTATTCTTGGAATTATGGTTATTATTCTTTCAATTTGGATGTGGAAAAAGTTACCCCATGTGCGTGAAACAAAGTTTTTGGCTATTATTGCAATTTTATTTATTGTTTTCCAGGGGTTATTAGGCGCTGCAGCGGTAATGTGGGGCCAATCTTCGGCAGTTTTAGCATTACATTTTGGTTTCTCATTAGTTTCATTTGCCAGTGTCCTCTTACTTACAATACTAATTTTTGAGGAAGCTCGAGGTCCTGGTATTAGATCGCCACAAATTACTAGAAAACTAAAAGGATTTATCTATTTTGTATTTACTTATCTTTATATTGTGGTCTATACCGGTGCTCTAGTTCGTCATACTGATTCAAGTCTTGCCTGCGACGGATGGCCTTTATGTAACGGACAAATTATCCCTCCTTTAGTTGGAAGTATTGCTGTTCAATTTGGTCACAGAGTTGCTGCAGCATTAATGTTTTTCGTTATTTTAGCTTTAGCAATCCATGTTTATCGTCATTATAGAAATGAATGGGCTCTTCGAATTACCGTTCTCATTTCACTTATCCTTGTAACTATTCAAATCTTAAGTGGTGCTTACGTAGTTTTTACTAAGATGAGTTTATTTTCTTCCATGTTTCATGCTTTTATTATTACTTGTTTGTTCGGTACAATAAGCTACTTAGTTATGTTAGCTACTAGAGCAAAATAG